In Prunus dulcis chromosome 1, ALMONDv2, whole genome shotgun sequence, the following are encoded in one genomic region:
- the LOC117635082 gene encoding WD and tetratricopeptide repeats protein 1 isoform X4, translated as MKFWLCILILGHQGCVNSIAWNSRGSLLISGSDDTRINIWSYASQKLLHSIETGHCANIFCTKFVPETSDELVVSGAGDAEVRLFNLSHLSGRGTDDNAIAPSALYQCHTRRVKKLAVEVGNPNVVWSASEDGTLRQHDFREGTSCPPAGSTHQECRNVLLDLRCGAKKSLADPPKQTFALKSCDISSTRPHLLLVGGSDAFARLYDRRMLPPLTSCRKRTAPPPCVNYFCPMHLSDRGRASMHLTHVAFSPDGEEVLLSYSGEHVYLMNVNHASGSAVQYTSEDVSKLTSFTPILNGVELHQPASKILTNGVPKRGNITARLAKCRKLIEIADKSLEEGTEYFYGIEACNEVLDGYGCDIGPTLKHDCLCTRAALLLKRKWKNDVHMAIRDCYNARKIDSSSFRAHYYMSEALSQLAKHKEALDFAIAAQSLAPSNSEVADRLEHVKRDLAAAESERNGKPNDGAPRSEPRGGRVLSLSDILYRSEGNSDASQDGPRSEREDSDYDEEVEVDFETSISGDEEHDVEPNILQGSLNLRIHRRSDSAREVGGSNGSCGSPSSSSQNERLLYQPEAVIDMKQRYVGHCNVGTDIKQASFLGQRGEYVASGSDDGRWFIWEKRTGRLIKMLQGDEAVVNCVQCHPFDCVVATSGIDNTIKIWTPSASVPSIVAGGSAGPETADILVAMEANQRRLTHNRETILYSRSEILEHFRIHEFAEGSLHPFECAQS; from the exons ATGAAATTTTGGCTGTGTATACTAATTTTA GGGCATCAGGGTTGTGTCAATTCTATCGCTTGGAATTCTAGAGGTTCACTATTGATATCTGGATCAGATGACACACGG ATAAATATCTGGAGCTATGCTAGTCAGAAGCTTTTGCATTCTATAGAGACTGGGCACTGTGCGAACATATTTTGTACAAAATTTGTCCCTGAAACTTCTGATGAGCTTGTGGTCTCTGGAGCTGGAGATGCAGAA GTTCGATTATTTAATTTGTCTCATTTGAGTGGGAGAGGAACTGATGATAATGCTATCGCTCCATCAGCTCTGTATCAATGTCATACTAGAAGAGTTAAAAAGTTAGCT GTTGAAGTTGGAAATCCCAATGTAGTATGGAGTGCAAGTGAAGATGGAACTTTGAGACAGCATGACTTTCGAGAGGGAACTTCATGCCCTCCTGCTGGATCCACCCATCAAGAATGTCGCAATGTTTTA CTTGACTTGCGGTGTGGAGCAAAGAAGTCACTGGCAGATCCTCCGAAACAAACTTTTGCTTTGAAATCTTGTGATATCAGTTCCACTAGGCCTCATTTGCTCCTAGTTGGTGGAAG TGATGCGTTTGCGCGTTTATATGATAGAAGGATGCTACCGCCACTGACATCCTGTCGGAAAAGGACGGCACCACCTCCTTGTGTTAACTATTTCTGTCCAATGCACCTCTCTGATCGT gGACGTGCAAGCATGCATTTGACTCATGTTGCATTTAGTCCAGATGGAGAAGAGGTTCTACTTAGTTATAGTGGGGAGCATGTATATTTGATGAATGTAAATCATG CTAGTGGGAGTGCTGTGCAGTATACTTCTGAAGATGTTTCGAAGTTAACAAGCTTCACTCCTATACTCAATGGGGTAGAACTGCATCAACCAGCGTCCAAGATCTTGACAAATGGTGTTCCTAAAAGAGGCAATATCACTGCTAGG CTTGCAAAGTGCAGGAAACTAATTGAAATTGCGGATAAATCCTTGGAGGAGGGGACAGAGTATTTTTATGGAATTGAGGCGTGCAATGAGGTGTTGGATGGATATGGTTGTGATATTGGGCCTACACTGAAGCATGATTGTTTATGTACTCGTGCCGCATTGTTGCTCAAG cGCAAGTGGAAAAATGATGTTCATATGGCTATAAGAGATTGTTATAATGCGCGGAAAATCGATAGCTCCTCTTTCAGAGCTCATTACTATATGTCTGAAGCTTTATCGCAG TTGGCTAAACATAAAGAAGCTCTAGACTTTGCTATCGCAGCCCAATCTTTGGCTCCATCAAATTCTGAAGTAGCAGACCGATTGGAGCATGTAAAAAGGGATCTTGCTGCAG CTGAATCTGAAAGAAATGGTAAGCCAAATGATGGAGCACCCAGGTCTGAACCTCGAGGTGGAAGAGTACTATCATTGAGTGACATACTTTATCGATCGGAGGGTAATAGTGATGCTTCACAAGATGGTCCAAGATCTGAGAGAGAAGATTCTGATTATGATGAGGAAGTGGAGGTTGACTTTGAAACGTCGATATCAGGTGATGAAGAGCATGACGTTGAGCCCAATATACTACAAGGAAGTTTAAACCTGAGAATTCATCGAAGAAGTGATTCTGCTAGAGAAGTTGGTGGTTCAAATGGCTCATGTGGATCCCCTTCTTCGTCATCTCAAAATGAAAGGCTGCTATATCAG CCTGAGGCAGTTATTGATATGAAACAGAGATATGTTGGCCATTGTAATGTTGGAACTGACATAAAACAGGCCAGCTTTCTTGGCCAGAGAG GCGAATATGTCGCTAGTGGAAGTGACGATGGCAGATGGTTTATCTGGGAGAAGCGAACTGGTAGACtgataaaaatgcttcaaggAGATGAAGCTG TTGTGAACTGTGTACAGTGCCATCCATTTGATTGTGTTGTGGCAACTAGTGGAATTGACAACACAATAAAA ATATGGACACCAAGTGCCTCAGTCCCATCTATTGTAGCTGGTGGATCCGCAGGGCCAGAAACTGCTGACATTTTGGTAGCGATGGAAGCCAATCAGCGCAGATTAACTCATAATCGTGAAACTATCCT GTACAGCCGTTCTGAAATTCTGGAGCATTTTCGTATACATGAGTTTGCTGAAGGAAGCTTGCACCCATTTGAGTGCGCTCAAAGCTGA